The sequence agGGAGCCTGGGCCATCAATATAGAGAGCCTTCCCCTGAAAAGGCAAACACACTGAAGTTCCATTAATACCTGGGAAAAGTGGGATGAAGGTCTGCTTCATTTTACTCTGAGTGAAGCAGCACTTCCAGGTGCCTcactggtgaggagggggctcCTGGGCTCTGTGGGGTACCCCATGGGATTCAGGATGGGGACTCCCAGACATGGTGGCGTGATGGGACATAGTGAAGTGTTCTGGGGCCTGCTGGAATCTGGGCTGTAGCCAGACACCAGCACTTCCCACTGCAGGGCCATGAGTCTGATAACGGCTGTCTTGCTCCTTATCTTTCAGGTCAGGACAAGACCACAGTTCCATTTATTCCCCGGGACCCTCCACTGGACAAAACACAGCAGCCATGTGAAACGGACAAAGGGCTACATTTTAGTGGGACTCTTTCTGTCACCGTCTCTGGGGCCAAGTGTTTGCCATGGGCCTCAGACAAGGCAAAGGAGCTGTCCCATGGAACTACTTTTCTCCCAGAAGTGAAGCTGGTGGAGAATTATTGCCGGAATCCTGATGGGGATGATGAAGGTGTCTGGTGTTATGTGGATCATCCAAATACAACCTTTGAGTACTGTGACCTGCACTACTGTGGTGAGGCGCGTCAATGGGTATGGGGATCTTGGGCCTGCAGGGTGGGAGAAATTCACAGTAGCCAGGAGGATACAGTACTGTGGTGAGGAATGGTGGGCCTCAGCCTCATGGTAGGCAACGTGTATGGAATTCATGTTTTTACATGAAGTTGTGCAAGTGTGGGTCACATGGTGTATGTGTACACATGTAAGACTATGCCTGAGGCTTGAGAGGCTCTTTATTGACTGACAACCCCAACCCCCCACACCACCTCAAAATCTGCCCCCATATTCCAGCTAACTGGATGCTGCTTATTAGTTCACCTGCTGGCCAGAGGTTGGGAAGGAGAATTGAACCAATAGTCTTCCTTAAAAAAGCAATACTTCCACCAACTCCACTACGTGTGGGAAGGGATGGTGCCACTTCTGAAGTCCTATGTAAAACGCTGGAGCTTTGCCTCTCAacatctctgtctgtctctctcagcgAGGCCCCTGGATGAGATGGATGACGTAATAGCAGGGCGGACCATTACCCAACAGCACCAAACCTTCTTTGATGTTAAGACTTTTGGTTCAGGTGAAACAGGTGAGCAAAGGACCCAGGAGGCTCAAATATAGCACCAAAAGTGCTGCAGAAGCTGCGGCTCCTTCCTACAATGCATTGCTTCTCAGAAAAACCAGCCTGTTAAATGCCTACTGCTGAAAGCAGAAGTGGATGTTAAAACTACTTTAGGTTCTGTCTAAAAAGCTCATCCAAAGCTAGCCTCCAGTTGTGAAGGAGCTTCCAGCCCTTACAGTCCCAGCTTtccccagcaggaggtgccatagGGAGATCCCTGCTACTTCAGCCCTGGTTCAGAGCAAGAAGTGCTGTAGGAGAAGGTGCAAGACTGCTGGCTTTGGGAGAtcttccagtcccagcctctcccagcaaaGAGCACAATAAAGAATGAGTAGGGTTACCAccttttgaaatgcaaaaaacccagCACTTCCCCCCCCACCTCAAAGCAAGCCTGCCACAACCCCAGCCACAAAGCAATTCCGCAACCCCCGCCTTCAACAGCCGCTTATAGTATGTAGAGAGAGAACATCATCGATAACAAATGGGAGTTTGTTTTATCAGCACATTTTGCCAGTCAGCCTTTAGTCTGTTTCGTTTAGCCGGTTATCATTGAATGTGCAGTTTCTGATGTGAGCTTTCttcttattatcattatttgggggtggggaagaggggagtaGTAGGATCACTCACACCATCGCCCTGATCTTCCATTATTTAATATACCTTGCACGTCTCCTCACTCCTGCATGACTCAAACCCTCTCTCTCACACGTGCAGTGTGCTTGCATGTTGGGGGGCAGGCAGTGGTTATATTTTCAACACTTTTGATCTGTTATTGCTTAAACTGtggaagtgggaacactgcagcattgTTAGCTGGACAcacaaacttttaacattagatatcccagtgtattgtgGTGATAATCTAAATCTTTAGACCCATATGGAAGAAACCAGGCagattacatttatttttctggTACCTGGCAAATTCATAAAAAAAACAGCCAGGCCAGTCAAATACCAGCCAGGTGGTAACTCTAAAAATGAGGCAAGAACAATGGCTGAGCATGCAGCTACCAATTACTCCCAGTCAAGCATATTGTCTGTAGAGCAGGTCCCCTGCATTGCAAATCAGGTAGAGTAACAGAGACAGGCTGCCTGGTTTTTCAGATTGTGGCATCCGTCCCCTGTTTGAGAAGAAAAAGATTTCTGATAAGAGTGAGCAGGAGCTGTTGGACTCCTACATTGGGGGCCGGATTGTAAAGGGGGAAAATGCAGAAGTTGGAAGTGCCCCCTGGTAAGTACTGTTGCTGCAGTTTCTTTAGTCTTTCCTTTTAGACCAGGGGAAATCAGAAGTCTCGTCGGCTGGCATGGAGTATTCACCCAGCACCATCTCTACTCATAGCCCCTTCTGGGGGCTGACTTGACAGTACTTACTACAGCTGGACAGAGACTCCCTCTCTCCTTTTGGAGCCAAGTGCATGGTTGCCATGGAAAGGGAAGCACTCTGCAGGCTTTGTGTTACACCCTTATCCTACTTGTTCCAGTTCTGCAGGCACATGTCTCTGTTGGTGGCCATGGCAGGGATTGGAAGGCTAATTTAGATGGGGAAAGTGGCAGGGGAAAAGTACCCTTCAGATAGGACTGCAAGGAGAATACTCATCCTCAGTTCCAGCTCCCAGGGTCCTAAGGACTAGACCTGACTCATGCCAGAGGAGTGCTGTCATGGTCTCCTGGGGCAGTGAAGGCAGCTTTCCCTGGTCACGCCGAACTGCTGTCCCTGCAAGGCATGTAAGAACACGCAGCCAGCTGAGCCAGTGCCCTGGGTAACTCTCTCACCCTCTCTTCCCATCCCAGGCAGGTGATGCTTTTCCGGAAGAGTCCACAGGAGTTGGTGTGTGGTGCCAGCCTCATCAGCGACCGCTGGATCCTTACTGCTGCCCACTGCCTCTTTTACCCACCCTGGGACAAGAACTTCACCACAGATGACATCTTGGTGCGGATTGGGAAGCACGAGAGAACAAAGTAAGAACttgaatgggggagggaagggaagcagaTGGGAGTCTCCCACGAATGCAATGGGAGAATAAAGCTGGGGTCTAGAAAGGATGTCATCTGGCCTTATGGGAACCCCCATGGTGAACCAGACTGTCATGTGGGTTCCCATGGAGATGCTACTCACTGAGGCTCTACTGATCCCAGAGTCTAAAGTGAAAGGGAGGGCAGTTTGCACCCCTCCCATGGCCATTCTTCCTTGTGAGAGGGATGGTGCTGCAAGCCAGCCAGAgggccagcagcccccagagctcacagctgctgctgcacagtcACTTCTCTCCCTCTGTTGGAATCATTTCAGGTACGAGCGGCACATAGAAAAAATCTCCATGCTGGATAAAATCATCATCCATCCCAAGTACAACTGGAGAGAGAACCTGGACCGAGACATTGCACTGATACTCCTGAAGAAACCCATAGCCTTCAGCGACCGCATCCACCCTGTCTGCCTGCCCACCAGGGAGCTGGTGCAGAGGTGAGGAGGCTGGAGGGTGAAAGCAACCCCAGAGAGAAGGGCTGAAAATGTCTCCTTTGGGTCTACATGAAGGATCAGGAAAGCCCTGGCAAAAAGCAGGATGCATCTTTTGTGCTGGTTTGCAATAGGGGAGCCAGTTGGTGAGGTGCCCCTCCAGAGTCTGGGCAGTGCTAGGCTATAGGGGTGGCATGTACTATTT comes from Lepidochelys kempii isolate rLepKem1 chromosome 6, rLepKem1.hap2, whole genome shotgun sequence and encodes:
- the F2 gene encoding prothrombin isoform X3, which codes for MRHSRVRVLGSLLLFCLQHLVLSHDRVFLGQQEALSLLKRPRRANKGFLEEMLKGNLERECLEEICSYEEAFEALESTVRTNEFWRKYSVCESQRNLRTVLDECLTGNCVAGSGQNYRGTVSVTKSGIECQFWTSKFPHRPEFNTTTHPNANLTKNYCRNPDDNPNGPWCYTRDPAVRREECAVPVCGQDKTTVPFIPRDPPLDKTQQPCETDKGLHFSGTLSVTVSGAKCLPWASDKAKELSHGTTFLPEVKLVENYCRNPDGDDEGVWCYVDHPNTTFEYCDLHYCARPLDEMDDVIAGRTITQQHQTFFDVKTFGSGETDCGIRPLFEKKKISDKSEQELLDSYIGGRIVKGENAEVGSAPWQVMLFRKSPQELVCGASLISDRWILTAAHCLFYPPWDKNFTTDDILVRIGKHERTKYERHIEKISMLDKIIIHPKYNWRENLDRDIALILLKKPIAFSDRIHPVCLPTRELVQSLMLTGFKGRVSGWGNLYETWGSGTVALPSVLQQVNLPIVNQATCKASTNIRLTDNMFCAEPNR